From the genome of Spinacia oleracea cultivar Varoflay chromosome 2, BTI_SOV_V1, whole genome shotgun sequence, one region includes:
- the LOC110796115 gene encoding probable splicing factor 3A subunit 1: MMNTLSILTLPAPPEDGDLGPIPAAQLPPDEEMKEAEDQNKASKASSVATHTRTIGIIYPPPDIRTIVDKTSQFVAKNGPEFEKRIIANNAGNVKFNFLNASDPYHAYYQHRLSEFRAQVQSSSLQPSSQPGDSTASEAEPAVLADGVPAAEEMPDPSAQFRSVRKVLEPPEAEQYTVRLPEGITGEELDIIKLTAQFVARNGKSFLTGLTSREMNNPQFHFMKPTHSMFMFFTALADAYSKVLMPSKGLTEKLSKSVSDRTTVLERCLHRLEWDKSQEQARQKAEDEIEHERVQMASIDWHDFVVVESIDFADDEDEALPMPMTLEEVVRRSKISTKDGDEEEIVEPGKEVAMEMDEEEMQLLQEGMTGTSLEENEEEKKNEAMAAVDGDDPPMRIVKNWKRPEERVPAERDPTKFVVSPITGELITISEMSEHMRISLIDPKYKEQKERMFAKIRETTLAHDDEISRNIVGLARTRPDIFGTTEEEVSNAVKAEIEKKKDEQPKQVIWDGHTGSIGRTANQALSQSMGGEDQNEMNYIDGRPLPGPAAPPPPRPGVPMLRPLPPPVGLSVNMPRVPTSNIQYSAPTSGGLMAPPPPRPMHQFSQMVPPPPPPMQMAPGQQHMMMNRPPMPPPMNQPGIPVPPAPGSQFTPLGGHRPFTPVPPHGMPPMPMPQGMPPPPPPPEEAPPPLPEEPEPKRQKLEDSVLIPEEQFLAQHPGPVRINISVPNIDEGNLKGQVLEITMSLNETVGSLKEKVSGEIQLPANKQKLSGKAGFLKDNLKLAYYNVGDGETFTLSLRERGGRKR; encoded by the exons ATGATGAACACATTATCAATATTGACACTTCCGGCTCCACCGGAGGATGGGGATCTTGGTCCAATCCCAGCTGCTCAGTTGCCTCCCGACGAGGAGATGAAAGAAGCAGAAGATCAAAACAAAGCTAGCAAAGCAAGTTCAGTGGCAACACATACAAGAACTATTGGAATTATCTACCCCCCTCCGGATATTAGAACCATTGTTGATAAGACATCGCAGTTTGTGGCAAAAAATGGGCCCGAGTTTGAGAAGAGGATTATTGCCAATAATGCAGGAAATGTGAAGTTTAATTTTCTTAATGCCTCTGATCCTTACCATGCTTATTATCAACACCGGTTATCGGAGTTCAGGGCACAAGTTCAATCCTCATCTCTACAACCGTCTTCTCAGCCTGGTGATTCGACAGCCTCGGAGGCTGAGCCTGCTGTCCTTGCTGATGGTGTGCCTGCTGCAGAAGAGATGCCTGACCCTTCTGCGCAATTCCGATCTGTCCGTAAGGTTCTTGAGCCTCCAGAGGCTGAACAATATACTGTAAGGCTGCCTGAGGGGATTACAGGGGAGGAATTGGATATTATTAAGCTTACTGCACAATTTGTTGCTCGCAATGGGAAGTCATTTTTGACAGGGCTTACTAGTCGAGAGATGAACAACCCCCAATTCCATTTTATGAAGCCTACACATAGCATGTTTATGTTTTTCACTGCCCTTGCTGATGCTTATTCTAAGGTTCTGATGCCTTCAAAGGGCTTGACAGAAAAGCTAAGTAAGAGTGTTTCCGACAGGACAACTGTCCTTGAGCGGTGTTTGCATAGGCTTGAATGGGATAAATCACAGGAGCAAGCTAGGCAGAAAGCTGAAGATGAAATAGAGCATGAGAGAGTGCAGATGGCTAGTATAGATTGGCACGATTTTGTAGTGGTTGAATCAATTGACTTTGCAGATGACGAAGATGAGGCACTGCCTATGCCAATGACTCTTGAAGAAGTCGTAAGGAGAAGCAAGATTTCAACTAAGGATGGGGATGAAGAGGAGATTGTTGAGCCTGGAAAGGAGGTAGCGATGGAAATGGATGAGGAAGAAATGCAGCTTCTCCAAGAAGGTATGACGGGTACTAGCCTTGAGGaaaatgaagaagaaaagaagaatgAGGCCATGGCTGCTGTGGATGGAGACGATCCTCCGATGAGAATTGTGAAGAACTGGAAACGACCTGAAGAGAGAGTTCCTGCTGAAAGAGACCCTACAAAATTTGTGGTTTCTCCGATTACCGGTGAACTGATAACCATAAGTGAGATGTCAGAACACATGAGGATTTCCCTGATTGATCCAAAATACAAGGAGCAAAAGGAGAGGATGTTTGCCAAGATCCGAGAGACCACCCTTGCTCATGATGATGAGATTTCCAGAAATATTGTAGGACTGGCACGTACTCGTCCGGATATTTTTGGTACCACGGAGGAAGAAGTATCTAATGCCGTCAAAGCCGAgatagaaaagaaaaaagatgaGCAGCCTAAGCAAGTCATATGGGATGGTCATACAGGGAGCATTGGTCGCACTGCCAATCAGGCCTTGTCTCAGAGTATGGGTGGGGAGGATCAAAATGAGATGAACTACATTGATGGAAGGCCTCTCCCAGGTCCAGCTGCTCCTCCTCCTCCGAGACCTGGTGTTCCTATGCTTCGTCCCCTACCTCCACCAGTCGGTTTATCTGTGAATATGCCGCGTGTACCAACCAGCAATATTCAGTATTCAGCTCCAACCTCTGGCGGGCTTATGGCACCACCTCCACCACGCCCTATGCACCAATTTAGTCAAATGGTTCCTCCGCCTCCTCCCCCTATGCAAATGGCTCCTGGACAGCAGCATATGATGATGAATCGTCCACCAATGCCTCCGCCCATGAACCAACCTGGTATTCCAGTGCCGCCTGCTCCAGGATCTCAATTTACACCGCTTGGTGGTCACCGGCCCTTTACCCCTGTTCCACCACATGGTATGCCACCAATGCCTATGCCCCAAGGAATGCCACCTCCGCCACCACCACCTGAGGAAGCTCCTCCTCCACTTCCTGAGGAACCAGAGCCCAAAAGACAGAAGTTGGAGGACTCTGTACTTATTCCAGAAGAGCAGTTCCTTGCTCAACATCCG GGACCTGTTAGGATCAACATATCTGTTCCCAATATTGATGAAGGAAACCTTAAAGGTCAAGTTTTGGAAATTACCATGTCCTTAAACGAAACTGTCGGTAGTTTGAAAGAAAAGGTATCTGGAGAAATCCAACTCCCAGCAAACAAACAGAAATTGAGTGGAAAGGCTGGTTTTCTGAAGGACAATCTCAAACTTGCTTATTACAATGTTGGAGATGGAGAGACCTTTACTCTTTCTCTGAGGGAGCGTGGTGGCAGGAAAAGATGA